In Staphylococcus lloydii, the following proteins share a genomic window:
- a CDS encoding polyprenyl synthetase family protein has protein sequence MAKLNMNNEIKKIEKYLQQAIKSNDKVLEDAAFHLLSSGGKRVRPAFVILSSQFGKGNESYTNRVAVALELIHMATLVHDDVIDKSDTRRGRLTISKKWDQQTAILTGNFLLALALEHISYIPDHRVHSVISNAIIDVCKGELFQFQDQFNSQQSITNYLRRINRKTALLIQLSTEVGAISSGADEQTVHRLKFIGHYIGMSFQIVDDILDFTSTEKKLGKPVGSDLMNGHITLPVLLEIRKNPEFKKRVAALTPNSPTEDFKYCIDVIRNSESISEAQAVSDKYLNKAVTLINSLNNKEAQTLFNKLIQKMSKRNV, from the coding sequence GTGGCAAAGTTAAACATGAACAACGAAATCAAGAAAATTGAAAAGTACTTACAACAAGCGATAAAAAGTAATGATAAAGTTTTGGAAGATGCTGCTTTTCACTTACTATCATCAGGGGGCAAACGCGTTAGACCAGCATTTGTGATTCTAAGTAGCCAATTTGGTAAAGGAAATGAAAGTTATACTAATCGTGTAGCCGTAGCCTTAGAGCTTATTCATATGGCGACATTAGTACATGATGATGTCATCGATAAAAGCGATACGCGTAGAGGACGCTTAACCATATCCAAAAAATGGGATCAACAAACGGCGATTCTAACTGGGAATTTTTTACTTGCATTAGCTTTGGAACATATTTCATACATTCCTGATCATCGCGTCCATAGTGTTATTTCAAATGCGATTATCGATGTATGCAAAGGGGAATTGTTCCAATTCCAAGATCAATTTAATAGCCAACAATCCATTACTAATTATTTGCGTCGCATAAATAGAAAAACGGCGCTTCTTATTCAATTATCTACGGAAGTAGGGGCAATTTCTTCAGGCGCGGATGAACAAACTGTTCATCGCTTAAAATTTATCGGTCATTATATTGGCATGAGTTTCCAAATTGTTGACGATATTTTAGATTTTACTAGTACAGAGAAAAAGTTAGGTAAACCAGTGGGCAGTGACTTAATGAATGGTCATATTACCTTACCAGTATTATTAGAAATAAGAAAAAACCCAGAGTTTAAAAAGCGTGTTGCTGCTTTAACACCAAACAGTCCTACAGAAGATTTTAAATATTGTATCGACGTTATTAGAAATTCTGAAAGTATTAGCGAAGCACAAGCTGTTAGCGATAAATATTTAAACAAGGCAGTAACGCTTATAAATTCTCTTAATAATAAAGAAGCACAAACGTTATTTAACAAATTAATCCAAAAAATGAGTAAAAGAAATGTGTAA
- the ndk gene encoding nucleoside-diphosphate kinase encodes MERTFLMIKPDAVQRNLIGEIISRIERKGLKLVGGKLMTVDKSLAETHYAEHVDKPFYNNLVSFITSAPVFAMVVEGEDAVRVARHIIGSTNPSEATPGTIRGDLGLTVGRNIIHGSDSVEAATKEINLWFNTDELSDYEQPRNPWLYE; translated from the coding sequence ATGGAAAGAACATTTTTAATGATTAAACCTGACGCGGTTCAACGTAACTTAATTGGAGAAATTATTTCTCGTATAGAACGCAAAGGACTAAAACTTGTCGGTGGTAAACTAATGACTGTTGATAAATCTTTAGCAGAAACACATTATGCTGAGCATGTTGATAAACCATTTTACAACAACTTAGTATCATTTATTACTTCTGCGCCAGTATTTGCAATGGTAGTCGAAGGGGAAGACGCTGTTCGCGTAGCACGTCATATTATCGGCTCTACAAATCCATCAGAAGCTACACCAGGTACGATTAGAGGCGACTTAGGTTTAACAGTGGGCAGAAATATTATTCACGGTTCTGATTCTGTAGAAGCTGCGACTAAAGAAATCAATTTATGGTTTAACACTGATGAATTAAGCGATTACGAACAGCCACGTAATCCTTGGTTATATGAATAA
- the aroC gene encoding chorismate synthase, whose product MRYLTSGESHGPQLTVIIEGVPANLEINVEDINEQMFKRQGGYGRGRRMQIEKDTVEIVSGVRNGYTLGSPITLVVKNDDFTHWRNIMGADPISDEHRENMKRVITKPRPGHADLIGGMKYNHRDLRNVLERSSARETAARVAVGAVSKILLQQLDITFYSRVVEIGGVKDQGLYDLETIKNGVDKNDVRVIDENIAQDMRDKIDEAKKAGDTLGGVVQVVVEGLPVGIGSYVHYDRKLDGRIAQGVVSINAFKGVSFGEGFNAAEKPGSQIQDEILYDETNGYYRGTNHLGGFEGGMSNGMPIIVNGVMKPIPTLYKPLNSVDINTKESFKASIERSDSSAVPAASVVVENVVAFEIAKALLEEFQSNHIEQLQEQIKERRLLNIEY is encoded by the coding sequence ATGAGATATTTAACATCGGGCGAGTCACATGGACCACAATTAACAGTTATAATTGAAGGTGTACCAGCAAATTTAGAAATCAATGTTGAAGATATAAATGAGCAAATGTTCAAAAGACAAGGTGGCTATGGCCGCGGTCGTCGTATGCAAATTGAAAAAGACACAGTAGAAATTGTATCTGGTGTACGTAACGGTTATACATTAGGGAGTCCAATTACTTTAGTCGTGAAAAATGATGATTTTACCCACTGGAGAAATATCATGGGGGCAGATCCAATTAGTGACGAACATCGTGAAAATATGAAGCGTGTCATTACTAAACCGAGACCTGGACATGCAGATTTAATCGGCGGTATGAAATATAATCATCGCGATTTAAGAAACGTCTTGGAACGTTCTTCTGCACGTGAAACTGCTGCACGTGTTGCAGTAGGCGCAGTTTCAAAAATTCTTTTACAACAATTAGACATAACATTTTATAGTCGTGTCGTTGAAATTGGTGGCGTTAAAGATCAAGGTCTTTACGATTTAGAAACAATTAAAAATGGTGTAGACAAAAACGATGTACGTGTTATTGATGAAAATATTGCTCAAGATATGCGTGACAAAATCGATGAAGCGAAAAAAGCAGGCGATACTTTGGGCGGCGTAGTACAAGTTGTCGTTGAAGGCTTACCTGTAGGTATCGGTAGTTATGTACACTATGACCGTAAGTTAGACGGCAGAATTGCACAAGGCGTTGTGAGTATCAATGCATTTAAAGGTGTTAGTTTTGGTGAAGGCTTTAACGCTGCAGAAAAACCTGGTAGCCAAATTCAAGACGAGATTTTATATGATGAAACAAATGGTTATTACAGAGGTACAAACCATTTAGGTGGTTTTGAAGGTGGAATGTCAAATGGCATGCCAATTATTGTCAACGGCGTTATGAAACCTATTCCAACACTTTACAAACCATTAAACTCAGTTGACATAAATACTAAAGAATCATTTAAAGCTTCTATAGAGCGTTCTGATAGTTCAGCCGTACCAGCCGCAAGTGTAGTAGTCGAAAACGTAGTCGCATTTGAAATTGCTAAAGCACTATTGGAAGAATTCCAATCAAACCATATTGAACAATTACAAGAACAAATTAAAGAACGTCGATTACTAAATATTGAGTACTAA
- the aroB gene encoding 3-dehydroquinate synthase produces MKLETTYQSNNYPIIVERNALKQLHQYLDSYKDVVLIVDAEVNQLWEDVLSFITTDYDAHKIVIPSGESTKTFSFYEETIESLLSKHLTRDTCLIAVGGGATGDFTGFLAATLLRGVDFIQVPTTILAHDSSVGGKVGINSQHGKNLIGAFYRPKAVIYDLNFLDSLPYSEVISGYAEVYKHALLNDKDAVTALEEQYDNSDNLHQLTNIDYYIYKGIETKLNIIIQDEKESNVRKFLNLGHTFGHAVEYNHKIPHGHAIMIGLIYQFIVSNKQLNTNFDIQHFINYLTALHYPLELIAEFNFDILYDLMLNDKKNDFEGVQMVLLEDFGKPVVQHVNKQIHEQAFETLQSYFK; encoded by the coding sequence ATGAAACTAGAAACTACGTATCAATCTAATAATTATCCTATTATCGTAGAACGTAATGCATTAAAACAACTACATCAATATCTTGATTCATATAAAGACGTAGTACTAATAGTGGATGCCGAAGTGAATCAATTGTGGGAAGATGTATTAAGTTTTATAACAACAGATTATGATGCACATAAAATTGTCATACCATCAGGAGAAAGTACAAAGACGTTTTCATTTTACGAAGAAACAATTGAGTCTCTTCTGAGCAAACATTTAACAAGAGATACATGTCTAATTGCTGTTGGTGGAGGTGCCACTGGAGATTTTACTGGCTTTTTAGCTGCAACTTTATTACGTGGTGTAGATTTTATTCAAGTACCAACGACTATTTTGGCCCATGATTCAAGCGTGGGTGGCAAAGTAGGTATCAATTCTCAGCACGGTAAAAATCTGATCGGTGCATTTTATCGACCTAAAGCCGTTATTTATGATTTGAACTTTTTAGATAGTTTGCCTTATAGCGAAGTAATTAGTGGTTATGCTGAAGTATACAAACATGCATTATTAAATGATAAAGATGCTGTAACTGCTTTAGAAGAACAATACGATAATAGTGATAATCTACATCAGCTAACAAACATAGATTATTATATTTATAAAGGTATTGAAACTAAATTAAATATTATTATTCAAGATGAAAAAGAAAGTAACGTTCGTAAATTTTTAAATCTTGGTCATACTTTTGGTCATGCTGTAGAGTATAACCATAAAATACCGCATGGTCATGCCATCATGATAGGTTTAATTTATCAATTTATCGTCTCAAACAAGCAATTAAATACTAATTTTGATATTCAACATTTTATTAATTATCTAACTGCGCTTCATTATCCATTAGAGCTTATTGCAGAGTTTAATTTTGATATTTTATATGATTTGATGTTGAACGATAAAAAGAATGACTTTGAGGGCGTACAAATGGTATTACTAGAAGATTTTGGTAAACCAGTGGTTCAACATGTTAATAAACAAATACATGAACAAGCTTTCGAAACTTTACAATCATATTTTAAGTAG
- the aroA gene encoding 3-phosphoshikimate 1-carboxyvinyltransferase, with the protein MSNSETININGPLVGEIEVPGDKSMTHRGIILGSLAKGKTTIYKPLLGEDCLRTVEIFKRLGVDITVTDDAISIDSPGYAHFQTPHQVLYTGNSGTTTRLVAGLLCGLGIESVLSGDESIGKRPMDRIMKPLTSMGAHITGIDDNYTPLIIKPAQIYGINYQMEVASAQVKSAILFASLFSKEITTIEEIDITRNHTETMFKHFNIPIEVVGNTLHTQPNAISHITPADFTVPGDISSAAYFIVAGLITPGSDVTIHNVGINPTRSGIIDIVEKMEGNIELFNVTEGPEPTASVRVQYTPQLKGIHIEGDLVPRAIDEMPIIALLCTQAANSSVIKDAEELKVKETNRIDTTANMLNLLGFTLQPTNDGLIIHPSKLEQTATVDSFTDHRIGMMLAIASLLTTESLTIEQFNAVNVSFPGFLSTLKQLENEG; encoded by the coding sequence TTGAGCAACAGTGAAACAATAAACATAAATGGTCCTTTAGTGGGCGAAATTGAAGTGCCTGGAGACAAATCCATGACGCATAGAGGCATTATATTAGGATCATTAGCTAAGGGCAAAACAACGATATATAAACCTTTATTAGGTGAAGATTGTTTACGCACTGTAGAAATTTTCAAGCGCTTGGGCGTTGATATTACAGTTACTGATGATGCAATTTCTATAGATTCTCCAGGATATGCGCACTTCCAAACGCCACACCAAGTACTGTATACAGGTAATTCTGGTACGACGACACGTCTAGTTGCAGGATTGCTTTGTGGCCTTGGTATTGAATCTGTATTATCCGGTGATGAGTCCATAGGTAAGAGACCTATGGATAGAATTATGAAGCCTTTAACTTCAATGGGCGCTCATATAACAGGTATTGATGATAATTACACGCCATTAATTATTAAACCAGCTCAAATATATGGCATAAATTACCAAATGGAAGTAGCAAGCGCGCAAGTTAAAAGTGCTATCCTTTTTGCTAGTCTATTTTCAAAAGAAATTACGACGATTGAAGAAATAGATATTACGCGTAACCATACCGAAACAATGTTTAAACATTTCAATATACCTATAGAAGTAGTTGGCAATACGCTCCATACACAACCTAATGCCATCAGCCATATTACACCCGCTGACTTCACTGTGCCAGGAGATATTTCTTCAGCAGCATATTTTATTGTAGCAGGTTTAATCACTCCTGGAAGTGATGTTACAATTCATAATGTTGGCATTAACCCGACCCGTTCAGGTATTATAGATATCGTTGAAAAAATGGAAGGGAACATTGAATTATTTAATGTCACTGAAGGGCCAGAACCCACTGCATCAGTCCGAGTTCAATACACGCCACAGTTAAAAGGCATTCACATCGAAGGTGACTTAGTACCTAGAGCAATTGATGAAATGCCAATTATTGCTTTACTATGTACGCAAGCAGCAAACAGTAGTGTTATAAAAGATGCCGAAGAATTAAAGGTTAAAGAAACAAACCGTATTGATACTACTGCCAATATGTTGAATTTATTAGGTTTTACATTACAACCAACAAATGATGGTTTAATTATTCATCCTTCTAAATTAGAACAAACAGCTACTGTCGACAGTTTTACTGATCATCGTATCGGTATGATGTTAGCAATCGCTTCATTATTAACAACTGAGTCACTTACGATTGAACAATTTAATGCAGTTAATGTTTCGTTCCCAGGATTCTTATCAACATTAAAACAATTAGAAAACGAGGGATAA
- a CDS encoding tetratricopeptide repeat protein produces MQDIYKLIDDINVQKLDNLDTRVNDALSSTNDDALFILGETLFNFGLTPQAIEVFRTLYNKYPDESELLIYLIDGLIAEDQTDEALEYLTEVEVSPEKLMLEADLYQQLNMLEVAIDKLTEARELQPNDPIIHFALAEILYYDGQYLRATSEYETVLETGEYEINGVNLFSRIADCSLQSGNYSDAIKMFDEINDDEMNSEDYFKKAIAYDKNELTQEAIKLVQTLLSKDPDFLQGYFFLQQLHEQEHNYADAIEIGKEGLRLSQFYKELMVTTGKLEIDHGDANEGVSLLTQALDVDNSYQEPLLILSDLFRSEEDYESLISLLQYVDEEDLDPVFMWHLAYAYGQEERDKEAQHFFNLAYPTLQTQAEFLSDYYYYLIEIGQIDTAKTILNQLLEIEPSNETWHEEAQRIQ; encoded by the coding sequence ATGCAAGATATCTATAAACTTATAGACGATATCAATGTACAAAAATTGGATAATTTAGATACTCGTGTTAATGATGCATTAAGTTCTACAAATGATGATGCTTTATTTATTTTAGGTGAGACTTTATTTAATTTTGGTTTAACACCACAAGCTATTGAGGTCTTTAGAACACTTTATAATAAATATCCAGACGAAAGTGAATTATTAATTTATTTAATCGATGGCCTTATAGCCGAAGACCAAACTGATGAGGCTTTAGAATATTTAACAGAAGTAGAAGTATCTCCAGAAAAGTTAATGTTAGAAGCTGATTTATATCAACAACTCAACATGTTAGAAGTAGCAATTGATAAATTAACTGAAGCACGTGAATTACAACCTAACGATCCAATTATTCATTTCGCTTTGGCTGAAATATTATATTATGATGGCCAATACTTAAGAGCAACTTCAGAATATGAGACAGTACTCGAAACAGGTGAATATGAAATTAATGGCGTTAATTTATTTTCACGTATTGCCGATTGTAGTTTACAAAGTGGTAACTACAGTGACGCTATTAAAATGTTCGATGAAATAAACGACGATGAAATGAACTCTGAAGATTACTTTAAAAAAGCAATAGCGTACGATAAAAACGAATTAACACAAGAGGCTATTAAATTAGTTCAAACGTTATTATCTAAAGACCCAGACTTTTTACAAGGGTACTTTTTCTTACAACAACTACATGAACAAGAACATAATTATGCGGACGCTATCGAAATCGGTAAAGAAGGTTTACGTCTAAGCCAATTTTATAAAGAATTAATGGTGACGACAGGTAAACTCGAAATAGACCATGGCGATGCAAATGAAGGTGTTTCACTTTTAACACAAGCATTGGATGTAGATAATTCTTATCAAGAACCATTACTTATTCTTAGTGACTTATTTAGAAGTGAAGAAGATTATGAATCTCTTATTTCACTGTTACAGTATGTGGACGAAGAAGATTTAGATCCTGTATTTATGTGGCATTTAGCCTATGCTTATGGACAAGAAGAACGTGATAAAGAAGCGCAACATTTCTTTAATCTCGCTTATCCAACATTACAAACACAGGCAGAATTTTTAAGCGATTACTATTATTATTTAATTGAAATAGGTCAAATAGACACTGCCAAAACGATATTAAATCAATTATTAGAAATTGAGCCAAGTAACGAAACTTGGCATGAAGAAGCTCAACGTATACAATAA
- a CDS encoding YpiB family protein, producing MTTSLNQMKINFIEYLLFQYEFKSRISVWVLNYIKSSPQHIDNVHFVYETINDHNTLDISTKAANEEAITLKTTEHILINSNEIFTFIANSNLSLDIKINFAQNSKRERRLDELLVYQLLKSPYYAIYMNDIFTIPLSTQHESSIIQHLQDNIDLSLQFRQPEQFYQLSQILKLFKSRNSNP from the coding sequence ATGACAACAAGTTTAAACCAAATGAAAATTAACTTTATTGAATATTTATTGTTCCAATATGAATTTAAATCTAGAATAAGCGTTTGGGTTTTAAACTACATTAAAAGCTCACCTCAACATATTGATAACGTTCATTTCGTCTACGAAACAATTAATGATCATAATACATTGGACATTTCAACTAAAGCTGCCAATGAAGAAGCAATTACTTTAAAAACTACAGAACATATACTTATCAACAGCAATGAAATATTTACGTTCATTGCTAATTCTAATTTATCACTAGACATTAAAATTAATTTTGCTCAAAACAGTAAAAGAGAACGTCGCCTCGATGAATTATTAGTATATCAATTATTAAAGTCGCCATATTATGCTATTTATATGAATGATATCTTTACAATTCCATTGTCTACACAACATGAATCTTCAATTATTCAACATTTACAAGACAATATTGATTTAAGTTTGCAATTTAGACAACCAGAACAATTTTATCAATTATCTCAAATTTTAAAGTTATTTAAATCTAGAAATTCAAATCCATAG
- a CDS encoding DUF1405 domain-containing protein, which produces MSIKTIINALIYNKVALWILLICNLAGTIYGYIWYDTQLSVTDWQFVPFVPDSPTASLFLCFVILAFIFNKSNSVIEALAFVSLFKYGVWAVLMNIIMFIDERQIFLNGLMLIISHGIMALEAIIFYPRMKVTIVGLVIGMIWVFHNDVIDYVFKQYPYYPFIEQHLSAIAYLTIWLSIISLLLYLWRVFKSKTFDHF; this is translated from the coding sequence ATGTCTATAAAAACAATAATTAACGCTTTAATTTATAATAAAGTCGCATTATGGATATTATTAATTTGCAACTTGGCAGGTACAATTTATGGTTATATTTGGTATGATACACAATTAAGTGTTACTGATTGGCAGTTTGTCCCATTTGTACCGGATAGCCCAACCGCTTCATTATTCTTATGTTTTGTTATCTTAGCTTTTATTTTTAATAAAAGTAACTCCGTCATTGAAGCTTTAGCCTTCGTATCTTTATTTAAATATGGTGTGTGGGCTGTTTTAATGAATATTATAATGTTTATCGATGAGCGACAAATCTTTTTAAACGGCCTAATGTTAATTATCTCTCACGGTATTATGGCATTAGAAGCTATCATTTTTTATCCTAGAATGAAAGTGACGATAGTAGGGCTTGTTATTGGAATGATTTGGGTATTTCATAATGATGTAATAGATTATGTTTTTAAACAATATCCATATTACCCATTTATAGAACAACACCTTAGTGCAATAGCTTATTTAACAATATGGTTAAGCATAATCTCATTATTATTATATTTATGGCGTGTTTTTAAGAGTAAAACATTTGACCATTTTTAA
- a CDS encoding zinc metallopeptidase: MSLISYIIYIVILMLLPLWAQHKVKSNYEKYSQVRSTSGKTGQEVALEILHANGIYDVDVVEGEGFLTDHYDPRKKVVVLSPANFSRPSVAGTAIAAHEVGHAIQHAQGYFYLRFRTALVPLASIGNSVGYIAIIAGIILTSMQSAIGTTALWIGIAFMAFAVLFSIVTLPVEFNASSRAMKQITKLNIVNENEYKHAKKVLSAAAMTYVASTAVALAELVRFILIARSSD; the protein is encoded by the coding sequence TTGTCTTTAATATCTTATATTATATATATTGTTATTTTAATGCTCCTGCCATTGTGGGCGCAGCACAAAGTCAAATCAAACTATGAAAAATATTCACAAGTTAGATCCACGAGTGGTAAGACAGGTCAAGAAGTTGCATTAGAAATCCTACATGCGAATGGCATTTATGATGTTGACGTTGTTGAAGGTGAAGGTTTCTTAACAGACCATTACGACCCACGTAAAAAAGTCGTCGTATTATCACCAGCCAACTTCAGTAGACCGTCAGTAGCTGGAACAGCAATTGCGGCACACGAAGTTGGACATGCAATTCAACACGCACAAGGCTATTTCTATTTAAGATTTAGAACAGCATTAGTACCATTAGCATCTATTGGTAATTCAGTAGGTTACATCGCAATAATTGCTGGTATCATATTAACTAGTATGCAAAGTGCGATAGGTACTACTGCATTATGGATTGGTATTGCATTCATGGCTTTCGCAGTGTTATTCTCTATTGTTACTTTACCAGTAGAGTTTAATGCCAGTAGCCGAGCAATGAAACAAATTACTAAGCTAAATATTGTTAATGAGAATGAATACAAACATGCTAAAAAAGTATTATCTGCAGCAGCAATGACATATGTTGCATCTACAGCAGTTGCTTTAGCTGAACTTGTAAGATTTATTCTTATTGCTAGATCTAGTGATTAA
- a CDS encoding nucleotide pyrophosphohydrolase gives MKSMTEMQKEVDAFIGQFNTGYFSPLANLARLTEEVGELSREINHLYGEKKKKDSEDDNTIKAELGDNLFVLLCIANSLDIDMTESFNETMDKYNKRDKNRYD, from the coding sequence TTGAAATCAATGACAGAAATGCAAAAAGAAGTCGATGCGTTTATTGGTCAATTTAACACTGGCTATTTCTCACCTTTAGCAAATTTAGCTCGCTTAACAGAAGAAGTTGGAGAGTTATCTAGAGAAATTAACCACTTATACGGTGAAAAAAAGAAAAAAGATAGCGAAGATGACAATACGATTAAAGCAGAATTAGGTGACAACCTTTTTGTGTTACTATGTATAGCAAATTCACTAGATATAGATATGACTGAGAGTTTTAATGAAACAATGGATAAATATAACAAACGCGACAAAAATCGTTACGACTGA
- the bshA gene encoding N-acetyl-alpha-D-glucosaminyl L-malate synthase BshA, protein MKIGITCYPSMGGSGIIATELGIKLAERGHDIHFITSNIPFRIRKPLPNITFHQVEVNQYAVFQYPPYDITLSTKIAEVINEYDLDLLHMHYAVPHAVCGILAKQMSGKDIKIMTTLHGTDITVLGYDHSLKNAIKFGIEESDIVTSVSKSLAQQTQEIIETSKEIVPIYNFVRENEFPTIRNTNLKQYYGIEDDEKVIIHVSNFRAVKRIDTVIETFAKIHKQMASKLLLIGDGPELMDMKQLAKDLDIEEYIIFLGKQDWVSEFYQLADLVLLLSEKESFGLTLLEAMKSGVVPVGSTAGGIKEVIRHGETGYLVDVGDSSQASEYALKLLTDDTLYNKFQQTMLKDIEQRFSSDLITDQYEYYYRQMLEGNHD, encoded by the coding sequence ATGAAAATTGGAATTACGTGCTATCCATCTATGGGTGGATCAGGCATTATTGCTACTGAATTAGGTATAAAATTAGCCGAAAGAGGCCATGATATACATTTTATTACTTCTAATATCCCGTTTAGGATTCGTAAACCTCTACCCAACATTACATTCCACCAAGTAGAAGTTAATCAATATGCTGTATTTCAATATCCACCATATGACATAACACTTAGTACTAAAATTGCTGAAGTGATAAATGAATATGATTTAGACTTACTACATATGCACTATGCTGTACCCCATGCTGTATGTGGTATTTTAGCCAAACAAATGTCCGGTAAAGATATTAAAATAATGACGACATTACACGGCACAGATATCACAGTATTGGGTTATGACCATTCTTTAAAAAATGCAATTAAATTTGGCATCGAAGAAAGCGATATTGTTACGAGTGTAAGTAAATCATTAGCGCAACAAACGCAAGAAATTATAGAAACATCTAAAGAAATTGTACCTATTTATAATTTCGTGAGGGAAAATGAGTTCCCAACAATAAGAAATACTAATTTAAAACAATATTATGGTATTGAAGATGATGAAAAGGTCATTATCCACGTCTCAAACTTTAGAGCTGTTAAACGAATAGACACAGTGATTGAAACGTTTGCCAAGATTCATAAGCAAATGGCATCTAAATTGTTATTAATCGGTGATGGTCCCGAATTAATGGACATGAAACAACTTGCAAAAGACTTAGATATAGAAGAATACATCATCTTTTTAGGCAAGCAAGATTGGGTAAGTGAGTTTTATCAATTAGCCGATTTAGTGTTATTATTAAGCGAAAAAGAAAGTTTTGGTCTAACGCTTTTAGAAGCGATGAAATCGGGCGTAGTACCAGTTGGGTCTACCGCTGGAGGTATTAAAGAGGTAATTAGACACGGCGAAACTGGTTATTTAGTAGATGTGGGAGATAGTTCACAAGCAAGTGAATATGCGCTTAAACTATTAACTGACGATACATTGTATAATAAGTTTCAACAAACTATGCTCAAAGACATTGAACAAAGATTCTCATCTGATTTAATTACTGATCAATATGAATACTATTATAGACAAATGTTAGAGGGTAATCATGACTAA